A genomic stretch from Pararhizobium sp. IMCC21322 includes:
- a CDS encoding proteasome-type protease, with protein MTYCVGLKLKKGLVFMSDTRTNAGVDNVSTFKKMHTWEVPGDRVITLLTAGNLATTQAVISTLDERSKALEDRNPSVLEAPSMFRIAAIVGEALKDIIQANANVGQKGDSSFSATVIIGGQIKGMDPRLFLVYPEGNFVEATEDTPFFQIGEAKYGKPILVRAYDPEMGFEEAVKLLLVSFDSTVKSNLSVALPFDVQTYQTDTLQVGRQVRITDTNPHYKAISDNWSDALREAFVSLPDFRFGD; from the coding sequence ATGACCTATTGCGTTGGTCTTAAGCTTAAAAAAGGCCTTGTTTTTATGTCGGACACCCGCACCAATGCGGGCGTCGACAATGTTTCAACATTTAAAAAAATGCACACTTGGGAAGTTCCAGGTGATCGCGTCATCACACTTTTGACTGCAGGAAATCTGGCCACCACACAGGCTGTGATCAGCACGCTGGACGAACGCAGCAAGGCGCTGGAAGATCGCAACCCGTCGGTGCTTGAAGCGCCGTCCATGTTCCGGATTGCTGCCATTGTTGGCGAGGCGTTGAAAGACATTATCCAGGCCAATGCAAATGTTGGCCAGAAGGGTGATAGTTCCTTCAGCGCAACGGTGATCATAGGCGGACAAATCAAGGGCATGGACCCGCGGCTTTTTCTGGTCTACCCGGAAGGAAACTTTGTCGAAGCCACTGAAGATACACCCTTTTTTCAAATTGGTGAGGCCAAATACGGCAAGCCAATTTTGGTGCGGGCCTATGATCCGGAAATGGGGTTTGAAGAAGCGGTGAAACTTTTGCTGGTCTCGTTCGACAGCACGGTCAAATCAAACCTGTCGGTGGCTCTTCCGTTTGATGTGCAGACTTATCAGACAGATACTTTGCAGGTCGGTCGGCAGGTTCGGATTACCGATACCAATCCGCACTATAAAGCCATTTCTGACAATTGGAGTGATGCTTTGCGGGAAGCTTTTGTCAGCCTGCCGGACTTCAGATTCGGCGATTGA
- a CDS encoding YggT family protein: MRAILDVILVVLQLYVWVLIISAVFSWLYAFNVINSSNQVVATIGNMLHQFTEPVLSRVRRFVPAFGTIDISPIIVILGIFLLQNIIRYYIYPNVF, from the coding sequence ATGCGGGCTATTCTTGATGTAATCCTTGTGGTGCTGCAACTCTATGTGTGGGTGCTGATCATATCGGCGGTGTTTTCCTGGCTCTACGCGTTCAACGTGATCAATAGCAGCAATCAGGTTGTAGCCACGATTGGCAACATGCTCCATCAATTTACTGAACCGGTTTTGTCACGTGTAAGGCGCTTCGTACCCGCTTTTGGCACAATTGACATTTCTCCGATCATTGTGATTCTTGGCATTTTCCTGCTGCAGAACATCATCCGATATTATATTTATCCGAACGTTTTTTAG
- a CDS encoding sirohydrochlorin chelatase, with protein sequence MSETNPGSPEKFGVMVCGHGSRNRNAVGQFSVLAERLRPHFPDWPVEYGYLEFANPIIGDGLDKLRDQGCTRILAVPGMLFAAGHAKNDIPSVLNTYQAKNPDVKIEYGRELGIDPKMLKAASDRIQECIDSAPNTAEIHETLLMVVGRGASDPDANSNIAKVMRLLWEGFGFGWGEVAYSGVTFPLVEPALQNISKMGFKRVIVFPYFLFTGVLVRRIYDGVDTVAADQPETEFLKAGFLNDHPLVIETFAERVREIIAGENLMNCQMCKYRTQVLGFEDQVGLAQESHHHHVEGKNEPCSLCKPNGDCTGACETEIRANMHQHHHHDHDHTHDDGHSHDDGHSHHPYPHADHPMGPKTLLDE encoded by the coding sequence ATGAGCGAAACAAATCCCGGTAGCCCAGAGAAATTCGGCGTGATGGTCTGCGGACATGGCAGCCGTAATCGCAACGCGGTCGGCCAGTTTTCCGTTTTGGCGGAACGCCTGCGCCCCCATTTCCCCGATTGGCCGGTTGAATATGGCTATCTGGAGTTTGCAAACCCGATCATCGGCGATGGCCTGGACAAGTTACGTGATCAGGGCTGCACTCGCATATTGGCTGTTCCCGGTATGCTGTTTGCTGCAGGGCACGCCAAAAATGACATCCCATCGGTCCTGAACACCTATCAGGCGAAAAACCCGGACGTCAAAATTGAGTATGGCCGGGAATTGGGCATCGATCCCAAAATGTTGAAGGCTGCGAGTGACCGCATTCAGGAGTGTATTGATAGCGCACCAAACACTGCTGAAATCCATGAAACCCTGCTGATGGTCGTCGGGCGCGGCGCATCTGATCCGGATGCCAATTCCAACATCGCAAAAGTCATGCGCCTGCTTTGGGAAGGCTTTGGCTTTGGTTGGGGCGAAGTCGCCTATTCCGGTGTCACCTTTCCCCTTGTGGAGCCTGCTCTGCAGAACATCTCCAAAATGGGCTTCAAGCGCGTCATCGTGTTTCCATACTTCCTGTTCACTGGCGTTCTTGTGCGCCGGATTTATGATGGTGTGGATACTGTGGCAGCAGATCAGCCTGAAACAGAGTTTCTGAAAGCCGGTTTTCTGAATGACCACCCACTGGTCATCGAAACCTTTGCCGAGCGTGTTCGCGAAATCATAGCCGGCGAAAACCTGATGAATTGCCAGATGTGCAAATACCGCACACAGGTGCTTGGCTTTGAAGATCAGGTCGGCCTTGCTCAGGAAAGCCATCATCATCATGTGGAAGGCAAGAACGAGCCGTGCAGCCTGTGCAAGCCAAATGGTGACTGCACGGGTGCCTGCGAAACCGAGATTCGCGCGAATATGCATCAGCACCACCATCACGACCATGATCATACGCACGATGACGGGCACAGCCATGATGATGGACACAGCCATCACCCTTATCCTCATGCGGACCATCCCATGGGGCCGAAAACATTGTTGGATGAATGA
- a CDS encoding TerB family tellurite resistance protein, protein MFAKIKTFIDTLTGEDEPHFAETDPRLAAAALLVHTISIDGVITEEEKSQLHAVLQTKYELTLEQADELIEDASAADKEAVDLYGFTSVLKRNLSEEERLDILAMIWDMVYADGVVHEFEDNLVWRIAELLGVSSRDRMILKKRAGKLAE, encoded by the coding sequence ATGTTTGCTAAAATCAAAACCTTTATTGACACCCTCACCGGCGAGGATGAGCCGCACTTTGCGGAGACAGACCCACGTCTGGCTGCTGCTGCACTCCTGGTCCATACCATCTCCATCGATGGCGTTATTACCGAGGAAGAAAAAAGCCAGTTGCATGCCGTTCTTCAGACTAAATATGAGCTCACTCTGGAACAGGCAGATGAGTTGATTGAAGATGCCAGCGCGGCAGACAAGGAAGCGGTTGATCTTTACGGCTTCACCAGCGTCCTGAAACGCAATCTCAGTGAAGAAGAGCGTCTCGATATTCTCGCGATGATCTGGGATATGGTCTACGCAGACGGCGTTGTGCACGAATTTGAAGACAATCTCGTTTGGCGAATTGCGGAATTGCTGGGCGTGTCGTCACGGGATCGAATGATCCTGAAGAAACGTGCCGGGAAACTCGCCGAATGA
- a CDS encoding transglutaminase family protein, with translation MLLTISHVTEYLYSNPVSYALQQLRLTPKSRAGQTVKDWNTQISGGTVNLSYEDHNNNRVDLVEIEPDVSRVEIRSNGQVETSDTSGIIGSHGGFAPLWMFERSTDLTAPGPHIRKLARDFKPDETVEGMHALSAVILGNVDYVTDTTHSATTAEQAMEIGTGVCQDHTHIFISVCRLAGIPARYVSGYLLMDGQTDQVASHAWAEAHLPSLGWVGFDVSNGISPDERYVRVATGLDYRDVAPIRGVRFGSQGGTLDETLVVSIRVEK, from the coding sequence ATGCTGCTTACCATTTCTCATGTGACTGAATATCTGTACAGCAACCCGGTTTCGTACGCGCTTCAGCAATTGCGGTTGACGCCCAAATCGCGTGCAGGACAGACCGTTAAAGACTGGAATACGCAAATTTCCGGTGGGACTGTGAATCTGTCCTATGAGGATCACAATAATAATCGTGTCGACCTTGTCGAGATCGAACCGGATGTCAGCCGGGTTGAAATCCGTTCCAACGGACAGGTGGAAACCAGCGACACATCCGGTATTATCGGCTCGCATGGCGGTTTTGCGCCTTTGTGGATGTTTGAACGCAGCACTGATTTGACCGCGCCGGGGCCACATATCCGCAAATTGGCGCGGGACTTCAAACCGGATGAAACTGTGGAGGGCATGCACGCTCTGTCGGCTGTCATTCTGGGCAATGTCGATTACGTAACAGACACCACGCATTCTGCGACTACGGCTGAACAAGCCATGGAAATTGGGACCGGTGTCTGCCAGGATCACACGCATATTTTTATATCGGTGTGTCGACTTGCGGGAATTCCGGCGCGCTATGTCAGCGGTTATCTGCTGATGGACGGGCAGACTGATCAAGTGGCCAGCCACGCATGGGCTGAAGCTCATCTGCCTTCGCTGGGCTGGGTTGGTTTTGACGTCTCTAACGGCATTTCTCCCGATGAACGCTATGTTCGGGTGGCCACAGGTCTTGACTATCGTGACGTGGCGCCAATTCGAGGTGTCCGGTTTGGCTCTCAGGGCGGAACTCTGGATGAAACTCTGGTTGTCTCGATTCGTGTAGAGAAGTAA
- the cobA gene encoding uroporphyrinogen-III C-methyltransferase, producing the protein MNKKKSPEPFFNLPRFEPGWVWLVGAGPGDPGLLTLHAVNALQQADVIIYDALVGEEVLAHANPSAIREYAGKRGGKPSPKQRDISLRLIELANEGKRVCRLKGGDPFVFGRGGEEALSLVDAGIHFRIIPGISAGIGGLAYAGIPVTHRDINQAVTFLTGHDQTGLTPTAIDWHGVAKGAPVIVMYMAMKHLGSITRNLIDAGRSPSEPMAIICNASLPNQSILETTLGEAVSAAEAQKMEPPAMVVLGEVVRLRSALDWLGALEGRVLEKDPLNNRTQSKAG; encoded by the coding sequence ATGAACAAGAAGAAGTCTCCAGAACCATTTTTCAACCTGCCGCGGTTTGAGCCCGGCTGGGTTTGGCTTGTTGGCGCAGGGCCGGGCGACCCCGGCTTGCTGACACTGCACGCCGTTAACGCGCTGCAACAGGCAGATGTCATTATCTATGATGCCTTGGTCGGTGAAGAGGTTCTGGCGCACGCGAACCCGTCTGCGATTCGCGAATATGCCGGCAAGCGCGGCGGCAAACCGTCCCCCAAGCAACGCGATATCTCGCTGCGGCTGATTGAACTGGCAAATGAGGGCAAGCGGGTCTGTCGGCTGAAGGGAGGAGACCCCTTTGTCTTCGGGCGCGGTGGTGAAGAAGCTTTGTCACTTGTGGATGCTGGAATACATTTCCGCATTATTCCAGGTATTTCAGCGGGCATTGGCGGACTGGCCTATGCCGGTATACCGGTCACGCACAGGGACATTAACCAGGCAGTAACCTTCCTGACAGGTCATGACCAGACAGGGCTGACACCAACCGCCATAGACTGGCATGGCGTTGCTAAAGGTGCCCCGGTGATCGTCATGTATATGGCCATGAAACACCTAGGATCGATCACCAGGAATCTAATCGACGCCGGACGTTCACCCAGCGAGCCGATGGCTATCATCTGCAACGCATCCCTACCCAATCAAAGCATTCTGGAAACCACATTGGGTGAAGCGGTCAGCGCTGCCGAGGCGCAGAAAATGGAACCACCTGCCATGGTGGTTCTGGGAGAAGTTGTTCGACTTCGCTCCGCACTGGATTGGCTGGGCGCGCTGGAGGGGCGCGTACTGGAAAAAGATCCGCTCAACAATCGCACCCAAAGCAAAGCTGGATGA
- a CDS encoding cobyrinate a,c-diamide synthase: MTPQKRTRPKAPHGLVLSAPGSNSGKTLITLALLRALKNQGISVAGAKSGPDYIDPRFHEAACGQNSFNLDGFAMSQQCLQHWAATATSAADLLLVEGAMGLFDGAANGHGSTADIADSLGLPIVLIIDCKGIGQSAAAIAKGFAEFRKSTRIAGVILNRVNSQRHFDILQSGFQDTDISVLGHVRTSPNLSLPARHLGLVQAEEHAELGKFLNMAANFVTSHIDLSALIDAAAPLQTQLAQRPTSKPLAQTIAIARDEAFAFCYPHQLANWQSAGASLSFFSPLNDEAPALDSDAVFLPGGYPELHAGRLAHAENFRDGMNAAKARNALIYGECGGYMILGEWLVCNEKHSHKMLGLLPLETSFAERKLHLGYRKLKPLQTAPFTSTLFGHEFHYASTMRTGTADALFDAEDASGVAIGPIGLRRDKIMGSFAHVI, translated from the coding sequence ATGACACCACAAAAAAGGACACGGCCCAAGGCCCCACATGGTCTGGTCCTGTCAGCGCCCGGGTCAAATTCCGGCAAGACACTTATTACACTCGCCCTGCTGCGCGCCCTGAAAAATCAAGGTATCTCGGTTGCCGGCGCCAAAAGCGGCCCCGATTACATCGATCCGCGCTTTCATGAAGCTGCCTGTGGGCAAAATTCGTTTAATCTTGATGGTTTCGCCATGTCACAACAATGCCTGCAGCACTGGGCGGCAACAGCCACAAGCGCGGCCGATCTGCTGCTGGTTGAAGGTGCCATGGGCCTGTTTGATGGTGCTGCCAATGGCCATGGGTCAACCGCCGACATCGCAGACAGTCTGGGCCTTCCCATCGTGTTGATCATTGATTGCAAGGGCATCGGCCAATCAGCGGCAGCCATTGCAAAGGGCTTTGCCGAATTTCGCAAATCAACACGCATCGCCGGCGTTATTCTTAACCGCGTCAACTCACAGCGCCATTTCGACATTCTGCAAAGTGGTTTCCAGGACACAGATATTTCTGTTCTGGGCCATGTCAGAACAAGTCCGAATCTCTCGCTGCCCGCACGCCATCTTGGTCTGGTTCAGGCAGAAGAACACGCTGAACTCGGCAAATTCCTCAATATGGCAGCCAACTTCGTCACAAGCCATATTGACCTGTCAGCACTTATCGATGCCGCTGCCCCTTTGCAAACACAGCTGGCACAGCGCCCGACAAGCAAACCGCTCGCCCAGACCATTGCCATTGCCCGCGATGAAGCCTTTGCTTTTTGCTATCCGCATCAACTGGCGAACTGGCAATCCGCAGGTGCCAGTCTGAGTTTCTTTTCCCCATTGAATGACGAAGCCCCGGCCTTGGACTCAGACGCCGTTTTTCTGCCTGGCGGCTACCCTGAACTACATGCCGGTCGGCTCGCCCACGCAGAAAATTTCCGCGACGGCATGAATGCAGCGAAAGCCAGAAACGCCCTGATCTACGGCGAATGTGGAGGCTATATGATTTTAGGCGAATGGCTGGTCTGCAACGAAAAACACAGCCACAAAATGTTGGGATTATTGCCTCTTGAGACCAGTTTTGCTGAACGCAAATTGCATCTGGGCTATCGCAAGCTGAAACCGCTCCAGACCGCGCCATTCACATCAACTCTATTCGGTCATGAATTTCACTACGCAAGCACAATGCGCACTGGCACCGCAGATGCACTGTTCGATGCAGAGGATGCGTCCGGCGTCGCAATCGGACCCATTGGCTTGCGCCGCGACAAAATTATGGGGTCATTTGCCCACGTGATTTAG
- a CDS encoding glutamine amidotransferase — protein sequence MNLKPLQASGQISDQTSDQASGLPAQHASKTIAVVLHQAGSSPGRVGQWLESQGYQLDIRKPPLGDPLPIDLTHYAGAVVFGGPMSANDDDVYVHDEINWCGHCLKQEIPFLGICLGAQMLVRALGGSVTAHPEEHAEIGYYPLHPTEAGNSLLPDWPGMIYQWHREGFELPTGGTLLATADLFREQAFQVGPSAFGVQFHTELTEAMMRRWLVRGRDRLELPSAQQRHAHIEGRMMYDGLTRDWLGRFLTVWLASDTRGNAEIQQHRTA from the coding sequence ATGAATCTGAAGCCGCTTCAGGCATCCGGCCAAATATCTGATCAGACATCGGATCAGGCCTCAGGCCTCCCGGCCCAACACGCAAGCAAAACAATTGCGGTTGTCCTCCATCAGGCAGGCTCCAGCCCGGGCCGCGTGGGCCAGTGGCTTGAAAGCCAAGGCTACCAGTTGGATATCCGCAAACCACCCTTGGGCGATCCGCTTCCGATTGACCTGACCCATTATGCAGGTGCTGTGGTGTTCGGTGGCCCGATGAGCGCCAATGATGACGATGTCTATGTGCATGACGAGATCAACTGGTGCGGGCACTGCCTGAAACAGGAGATACCATTTCTCGGCATCTGCCTTGGCGCGCAAATGCTGGTTCGCGCACTGGGTGGCAGCGTAACAGCACACCCGGAAGAACATGCCGAAATCGGCTATTATCCGCTTCATCCCACCGAAGCTGGAAACAGCTTGCTGCCTGACTGGCCAGGCATGATTTATCAGTGGCACAGAGAAGGCTTTGAATTGCCCACTGGTGGCACATTGCTGGCAACTGCGGATCTGTTCCGGGAGCAGGCTTTTCAGGTCGGTCCTTCTGCTTTTGGGGTGCAGTTTCACACGGAACTCACGGAAGCCATGATGCGGCGTTGGTTGGTCCGCGGGCGGGACAGGCTCGAACTGCCAAGCGCTCAGCAAAGACATGCCCATATCGAAGGCCGGATGATGTATGACGGGCTAACCCGGGATTGGCTGGGCCGGTTTCTGACCGTTTGGCTGGCCAGCGATACACGCGGGAATGCCGAAATCCAACAACACAGAACGGCCTGA
- a CDS encoding alpha-E domain-containing protein, whose amino-acid sequence MLGKTANGLFWLFRNIERTENTARLVDTGLRIALTRSSGDEEEWVSVLATAGALSSYKRTHDAVSADGVVDFLLRDKTNPASVISVLERARNNARTVRTALTREVWETVNEAWMELDAALKPAIKPRELPALLEAIRQQSARMRGALHGTMLRNDMYNFCRLGTFVERADATARILDVKYYVLLPSVSYVGSSLDNVQWESILRSVSAHRSYRWAYDDDYQAATIADFMILNSRMPRSLAFCYNKIVSNLGYLEADYGARHACHDHADAIRARLKGKVVEDIFDQGLHQFIRDFVRDNNRLGLLIDEAYRFNS is encoded by the coding sequence ATGCTGGGCAAAACCGCAAATGGCCTGTTCTGGCTTTTCCGTAATATTGAGCGCACTGAGAACACGGCAAGACTGGTGGATACCGGCCTACGCATTGCCTTGACACGCTCGTCTGGTGACGAGGAAGAGTGGGTGTCGGTTCTGGCAACTGCCGGAGCGCTGAGCAGCTATAAGCGGACGCATGATGCGGTGTCTGCTGACGGCGTGGTTGACTTTCTGCTGCGTGATAAAACCAACCCTGCCAGTGTGATTTCAGTGCTGGAGCGCGCGCGTAACAACGCCCGCACGGTACGCACCGCCTTGACCCGAGAGGTTTGGGAAACTGTCAACGAAGCGTGGATGGAACTCGACGCAGCCTTGAAACCAGCGATAAAGCCACGCGAATTGCCTGCACTTCTGGAAGCCATTCGCCAGCAGAGCGCGCGTATGCGCGGTGCCCTGCATGGGACAATGCTGCGCAATGACATGTATAATTTCTGTCGGTTGGGCACATTCGTTGAACGCGCGGATGCAACAGCCCGTATTCTCGATGTGAAATATTACGTGCTGCTGCCATCAGTGTCCTATGTGGGTTCTTCACTCGATAATGTGCAATGGGAATCGATTTTGCGGTCAGTGTCCGCGCATCGTTCCTATCGTTGGGCCTATGATGATGACTATCAGGCTGCGACCATTGCGGATTTCATGATCCTGAATTCGCGCATGCCTCGATCCTTGGCGTTCTGCTACAATAAAATCGTGTCAAATCTTGGCTATCTTGAAGCTGACTATGGTGCTCGTCATGCCTGCCATGATCATGCAGATGCCATTCGGGCGCGTCTGAAAGGCAAGGTGGTTGAGGATATATTCGACCAGGGCCTTCATCAGTTCATTCGGGATTTTGTTCGCGACAATAATCGCCTCGGTCTGCTTATAGATGAAGCATATCGTTTCAATAGTTGA
- a CDS encoding circularly permuted type 2 ATP-grasp protein: MENGPATITDPTDTSCRAPYETFNAWFGDEDMKRLNAKATEAESIFRRTGITFNVYGEKAAAERLIPFDIIPRIIAAPEWNRLARGIEQRVRAINAFLHDIYHRQEILKAGRVPEHLIAQNVAFEPSMIGMSPPGNVYTHIVGTDIVRTGPNEFFVLEDNARTPSGVSYMLENRETMMQMFPELFSLNKVRTVGDYPRLLRRSLSSVAPPGCDGKPTVGVLTPGIFNSAYFEHSFLADHMGAELVEGHDLRVIDGKVKMRTTSGYKTLDVIYRRIDDDYLDPLSFRPDSMLGVPGIMDVYRAGNITIANAPGTGVCDDKAIYSYMPEIVEFYTGESAILKNVPTWRCSEDDSLQYVLEHLSELVVKEVHGSGGYGMLVGPAASKRELAEFRTKLRARPSNYIAQPTLSLSTVPILTKKGLAPRHVDLRPYVLVSKNKIDIIPGGLTRVALKKGSLVVNSSQGGGTKDTWVLEE; this comes from the coding sequence ATGGAAAACGGTCCCGCTACAATTACAGATCCAACTGACACGTCCTGTCGTGCGCCTTATGAAACCTTCAATGCCTGGTTTGGCGACGAGGATATGAAACGCCTCAATGCCAAGGCAACCGAAGCGGAATCCATATTCCGCAGGACAGGTATTACCTTTAATGTATATGGCGAAAAGGCAGCTGCTGAGCGCCTTATCCCGTTTGATATTATCCCGCGAATCATTGCGGCCCCCGAGTGGAACCGATTGGCGCGCGGCATTGAACAGCGCGTTCGTGCCATCAATGCGTTTCTGCATGACATTTATCACCGCCAGGAAATTCTGAAAGCTGGCCGTGTGCCCGAACATCTGATAGCGCAGAATGTCGCGTTTGAACCGAGCATGATCGGCATGTCTCCTCCGGGCAATGTCTATACCCATATCGTGGGAACAGACATTGTGCGCACCGGTCCCAATGAATTTTTTGTACTGGAAGACAATGCACGCACGCCGTCGGGTGTGTCGTACATGCTGGAAAATCGCGAAACGATGATGCAGATGTTTCCGGAACTGTTTTCACTCAACAAGGTGCGGACAGTTGGCGACTATCCAAGGCTTTTGCGCCGCAGTCTTTCCAGTGTTGCGCCACCGGGTTGCGATGGTAAACCGACCGTTGGGGTGCTGACTCCCGGTATTTTTAATTCTGCCTATTTCGAACACTCCTTTCTGGCTGACCATATGGGAGCGGAACTGGTGGAAGGCCATGATCTGCGCGTCATTGATGGCAAGGTAAAAATGCGCACGACGAGCGGCTACAAGACGCTTGATGTGATCTACCGGCGGATTGATGATGATTACCTTGATCCTTTGTCCTTCCGACCCGATTCCATGCTGGGTGTTCCGGGCATTATGGATGTTTACCGTGCTGGCAATATTACCATCGCCAATGCGCCCGGCACTGGCGTTTGTGATGACAAAGCAATCTATTCCTATATGCCTGAAATTGTTGAGTTCTACACCGGAGAGAGTGCCATTTTGAAGAATGTGCCAACCTGGCGTTGCTCCGAGGATGACTCCCTGCAATACGTGCTGGAGCATCTTTCAGAGCTTGTGGTGAAAGAAGTTCACGGCTCCGGCGGGTATGGCATGCTGGTTGGCCCTGCTGCCAGCAAGAGAGAACTGGCCGAATTCAGAACCAAGTTGCGGGCAAGGCCGTCCAATTACATTGCGCAACCAACCCTGTCACTGTCGACGGTTCCGATCCTGACCAAAAAAGGGCTCGCGCCGCGTCATGTGGACTTGCGTCCTTATGTGCTGGTTTCGAAGAACAAGATCGACATTATTCCAGGTGGCCTTACGCGCGTTGCGCTGAAAAAAGGTTCTCTGGTTGTGAATTCAAGTCAGGGAGGCGGCACCAAGGACACTTGGGTGCTGGAGGAATAG
- a CDS encoding precorrin-8X methylmutase has product MSQFDYIKDPAEIYRRSFEIIAEEVDFSALPAAMHAVARRLVHTGGMIDVLDNLEFSDGAAETGAKALANKAPIICDVTMVEAGITKRLLPAANRTLCALDDTQTNIIAAKELTTRSAAAMDVLADRFEGAIIAIGNAPTALFRVLELVAAGAPMPALVLGFPVGFVGAAESKQALVENTLNLPFIALTGRRGGSAYAAATVNALALGEATHG; this is encoded by the coding sequence ATGAGCCAGTTTGACTACATCAAGGACCCGGCAGAAATCTATCGGCGGTCTTTCGAGATCATTGCCGAAGAAGTGGATTTCTCGGCACTGCCTGCAGCGATGCACGCCGTGGCGCGGCGTCTGGTGCATACGGGCGGTATGATTGATGTGTTGGACAATCTTGAATTTTCCGATGGTGCCGCCGAAACCGGTGCAAAAGCGCTTGCCAACAAAGCGCCAATCATCTGCGATGTGACCATGGTGGAAGCCGGGATTACAAAACGGCTTCTGCCTGCCGCCAATAGAACACTCTGCGCGCTGGATGACACCCAAACCAACATCATTGCCGCCAAAGAACTGACAACACGCTCTGCCGCTGCAATGGATGTCCTTGCCGACCGCTTTGAGGGTGCCATCATTGCCATCGGCAATGCGCCAACCGCATTGTTTCGGGTTCTGGAACTGGTCGCAGCAGGCGCTCCGATGCCTGCCCTGGTGCTAGGTTTTCCCGTCGGTTTTGTTGGCGCTGCGGAATCCAAACAGGCCCTTGTTGAAAACACACTGAACCTGCCCTTCATCGCACTGACCGGCAGACGCGGCGGCTCAGCCTATGCAGCTGCAACAGTCAATGCATTGGCGCTGGGAGAAGCAACCCATGGCTGA